In Roseomonas fluvialis, one genomic interval encodes:
- a CDS encoding SDR family oxidoreductase, with translation MSALPKVSLKGRVVLVTGGTQGIGEGIARAAVEAGADRIAITGRDIGRGRAVADSLGVPTLFIPADLADADACARILALAEDALGPVDALVNAAGLTDRGSILDTPVALWDRLFAVNARAPFILTQAMAQRLVALRRSGAIVNIITMSSHGGQPFLTAYAASKGALATLTKNTAHGLRAHRIRVNGINLGWADTPGEHAIQARDGNPADWLDQAAPTQPFGRLIEPRDVAGLAVHLLSDAAAMMTGALIDFDQNVMGAYG, from the coding sequence ATGAGCGCGCTGCCGAAGGTCTCGCTGAAGGGCCGCGTGGTGCTGGTCACCGGCGGTACCCAGGGTATCGGGGAGGGCATCGCGCGCGCCGCGGTGGAAGCCGGCGCGGACCGCATCGCCATCACCGGCCGCGACATCGGGCGCGGCCGGGCGGTGGCGGATTCGCTCGGCGTGCCAACCCTGTTCATTCCCGCCGACCTGGCCGATGCCGACGCGTGCGCGCGCATCCTGGCGCTGGCCGAGGACGCGCTCGGCCCGGTCGACGCGCTGGTGAACGCGGCGGGGCTGACGGATCGCGGCAGCATCCTCGACACACCGGTCGCGCTGTGGGACCGGCTGTTTGCCGTCAACGCCCGCGCGCCCTTCATCCTGACGCAGGCCATGGCGCAGCGGTTGGTCGCGCTCCGGCGGTCAGGCGCGATCGTGAACATCATCACCATGTCATCCCATGGCGGGCAGCCCTTCCTGACGGCTTATGCGGCGTCGAAGGGCGCGCTCGCGACGCTTACGAAGAACACCGCGCATGGGCTGCGCGCGCATCGCATCCGGGTGAACGGGATCAACCTCGGCTGGGCCGACACGCCGGGCGAGCATGCCATTCAGGCGCGCGACGGCAATCCAGCGGATTGGCTCGACCAGGCGGCGCCCACGCAGCCGTTCGGCCGGTTGATCGAACCGCGCGACGTCGCGGGTCTCGCCGTCCACCTGCTGTCGGACGCCGCGGCGATGATGACCGGCGCACTGATCGACTTCGACCAGAACGTCATGGGAGCCTATGGATGA
- a CDS encoding inositol monophosphatase family protein, whose amino-acid sequence MNDLARRRDAAAQIAVEAADLAQRMREAGGGVASLKGAQDFITEADGATERFIRDRLAAQFPDEAILGEEMGGAADTKGPLWVLDPIDGTSNFSRGGDRWCVSIGLVVDGHAVAGAIARHAPAEVFAAAQGLGATLNGSPIHAAPTTDIGRAIIECGWSLREPIARFHRMAEGVTARGAGLRSGGSGALGLVEAAAGRLDAYLELHINAWDAAAAIIIAREAGCWTNGFDSGDWLASGNPIGVGAPALGAQLAALLEA is encoded by the coding sequence ATGAACGACCTGGCCCGCCGGCGTGACGCCGCCGCGCAGATCGCGGTGGAAGCGGCAGACCTCGCGCAACGCATGCGCGAAGCGGGCGGCGGCGTGGCAAGCCTGAAGGGCGCGCAGGATTTCATCACCGAGGCCGATGGTGCGACCGAGCGCTTCATCCGCGACCGCCTCGCTGCGCAATTCCCGGACGAGGCGATCCTGGGCGAGGAGATGGGCGGCGCCGCCGACACGAAAGGGCCACTCTGGGTGCTCGACCCGATCGACGGCACGTCGAACTTCTCGCGTGGCGGGGACCGCTGGTGCGTGTCGATCGGCCTGGTGGTGGACGGCCACGCGGTCGCCGGTGCCATCGCGCGCCATGCGCCGGCCGAAGTCTTCGCCGCCGCACAGGGCCTCGGCGCCACGCTGAACGGCTCCCCGATCCACGCCGCACCCACCACCGACATCGGCCGCGCCATCATCGAATGCGGCTGGTCGCTGCGCGAACCGATCGCGCGCTTCCATCGCATGGCCGAGGGCGTGACGGCGCGGGGCGCGGGGCTGCGCAGCGGTGGGTCCGGCGCGCTCGGCCTGGTGGAAGCCGCCGCGGGGCGGCTCGATGCCTATCTGGAACTGCACATCAATGCCTGGGATGCCGCCGCTGCCATCATCATCGCGCGCGAGGCCGGCTGCTGGACCAATGGCTTCGACAGTGGCGACTGGCTCGCCAGCGGCAATCCGATCGGCGTCGGCGCGCCGGCGCTGGGCGCGCAGCTTGCGGCCCTGCTGGAGGCTTGA
- a CDS encoding ABC transporter substrate-binding protein, protein MTNRRILGAALVAGVAFAVPAGAQAQGNLTVYCSVQEEWCRPMMAAFERATGIRVAMTRKSSGETMTQIRAEASNPRGDVWWGGTGDPHMQAAQENLTVEYRSPRLAELHPWATRQAEQAQFRTVGIYAGALGYSYNTRELERRRIAAPTCWADLARPEFRGEVQVADPNTSGTAYTMLATLVQVMGEEPAFTYLRALHRNVNQYTRSGAAPARAAATGETLVGITFLHDAVTQKLAGAPVNIVAPCEGTGYEIGSMSIIRGARNMENARRFYDWALSPEAQAIAGTANTFQLPSNRASPIPPQAPRFEDVRLIDYDFARWGSSEERTRLLARWEREVRAGAR, encoded by the coding sequence ATGACCAACCGCCGCATCCTTGGCGCCGCGCTAGTCGCCGGCGTCGCGTTCGCAGTGCCCGCCGGCGCGCAGGCGCAGGGCAACCTGACCGTCTATTGCTCGGTGCAGGAGGAATGGTGCCGCCCGATGATGGCCGCCTTCGAGCGGGCCACCGGCATCCGCGTGGCCATGACGCGCAAATCCTCCGGCGAGACCATGACGCAGATCCGCGCCGAGGCGTCGAACCCGCGCGGCGACGTCTGGTGGGGCGGCACCGGCGACCCGCACATGCAGGCCGCGCAGGAGAACCTGACGGTCGAATACCGTTCCCCGCGCCTGGCGGAACTGCACCCCTGGGCGACGCGCCAAGCGGAACAGGCACAGTTCCGCACGGTGGGCATCTACGCCGGCGCGCTGGGGTATTCCTACAACACGCGCGAACTGGAACGCCGCCGCATCGCCGCGCCCACCTGCTGGGCCGACCTGGCGCGCCCGGAATTCCGCGGCGAGGTGCAGGTGGCCGACCCCAACACCTCCGGCACTGCCTACACCATGCTGGCCACGCTGGTGCAGGTGATGGGGGAGGAGCCTGCCTTCACCTACCTGCGCGCGCTGCATCGCAACGTGAACCAGTACACGCGGTCCGGGGCCGCGCCCGCCCGCGCGGCCGCAACCGGGGAAACGCTGGTCGGCATCACTTTCCTGCATGACGCGGTGACGCAGAAGCTCGCCGGCGCGCCGGTCAACATCGTGGCGCCCTGCGAGGGCACCGGGTACGAGATCGGCTCCATGTCGATCATTCGCGGCGCACGCAACATGGAGAATGCGCGCCGCTTCTACGACTGGGCGCTGAGCCCCGAGGCGCAGGCGATCGCCGGCACCGCCAATACCTTCCAGCTGCCGTCGAACCGCGCCTCGCCGATTCCGCCGCAGGCACCGCGCTTCGAGGATGTGCGCCTGATCGACTACGACTTCGCCCGCTGG